One window of the Canis aureus isolate CA01 chromosome 1, VMU_Caureus_v.1.0, whole genome shotgun sequence genome contains the following:
- the PTPRH gene encoding receptor-type tyrosine-protein phosphatase H — protein sequence MKGTRGDLRTWGNLVLLGLCSWTGARVAALNPIRNLSVEAQTTSSITLSWIEPADPDPSNYTYWIQWTGNETKSTTSTSVIVDGLQPGSLYEFVVWVEKNGVSSSNKTCNATTAPNPVRNLSVEAQTTSSITLSWIEPADPDPSNYTYWIQWTDNETKSTTSTSVIVDGLQPGSLYEFVVWVEKNGVSSSNKTCNATTVPNAVTSLGTQDQTNSSITLSWTAPLGPDQPPYTYWVSWVKEGIIAINTQDTPDTSITLKELEAGSLYTFTVWAERNGVSSDSRTLTEATAPNRVTDLHNETQTNSSITLGWKAPTDFHSQTYTYWVQWAPGGHPQGEQDPQEHQASQIGRTNETRYEVQALEPGTLYNLSVWAERNNVTSWAQSLLASTAPSPVTIMSCISTSGGYGVILTWSCPQGGYEAFEWQVGGQRDSQNRSSCGRSVSVSDLRPAQSYPATVTTIWDGMRAPSVSVTCHTDNAGVIAGAIFGVILFLILVGLLIFFLKKRHNKSQREPAPRGLVFSLSKDILAEDFADHIRKNEMDSNYGFEKEYQQLYLESHNQSQTVASAPENGAKNRYRNVLPYDWSRVSLKPLQDEPGSDYINASFMPGLENPQEFIAAQGPLPQTVGDFWRLVWEQQSHTLVMLTNCVESGQVKCEHYWPLDTKPCTYGHLQVTLEGEEVLENWTVRDLKLWHMQEQKMLHIRQFHYMTWPDHSVPYSPDPILAFWKMLRQWLDQTVGGGPPIIHCSAGVGRTGTLIALDVLLRQLERDRCVRPFNYVRKMRESRPLMVQTEAQYVFLHQCILRFLQQPDQALTENGAAYENPLYKNI from the exons atgaAGGGGACCAGAGGGGACCTCAGGACCTGGGGGAACCTGGTGCTGCTG GGCCTGTGCAGCTGGACAGGAGCAAGGGTGGCTG CCCTCAACCCTATCAGAAACCTGAGCGTGGAGGCCCAGACCACCAGCTCCATCACCCTGAGCTGGATAGAGCCGGCCGACCCTGACCCTAGTAACTACACCTACTGGATCCAGTGGACTGGTAATGAGACCAAAAGCACAACCAGTACCAGTGTCATAGTGGATGGACTGCAACCCGGGTCCTTGTATGAATTTGTCGTGTGGGTAGAGAAGAATGGAGTCAGCAGCTCCAACAAGACTTGCAATGCCACCACAG CTCCCAACCCTGTCAGAAACCTGAGTGTGGAGGCCCAGACCACCAGCTCCATCACCCTGAGCTGGATAGAGCCGGCCGACCCTGACCCTAGTAACTACACCTACTGGATCCAGTGGACTGATAATGAGACCAAAAGCACAACCAGCACCAGTGTCATAGTGGATGGACTGCAACCCGGGTCCTTGTATGAATTTGTCGTGTGGGTAGAGAAGAATGGAGTCAGCAGCTCCAACAAGACTTGCAACGCCACCACAG TCCCCAATGCAGTGACAAGTCTTGGGACACAAGACCAGACCAATAGCTCCATTACCTTGAGCTGGACAGCTCCCCTGGGCCCAGATCAACCTCCCTACACCTACTGGGTCTCATGGGTCAAGGAGGGCATTATTGCCATTAACACCCAGGACACCCCAGATACCAGCATCACACTGAAGGAACTGGAAGCTGGGAGCTTGTATACCTTCACTGTCTGGGCAGAGAGGAATGGAGTCAGCAGTGACAGCAGGACACTCACTGAAGCCACTG CTCCCAACAGGGTCACAGATCTGCACAACGAAACTCAGACCAACAGCTCCATCACTCTGGGGTGGAAGGCCCCCACAGACTTCCACTCTCAGACCTACACATACTGGGTCCAGTGGGCCCCTGGGGGACATCCCCAGGGAGAGCAAGACCCCCAAGAACATCAGGCCAGCCAGATAGGCAGAACCAATGAGACTCGCTATGAGGTACAGGCCCTGGAACCTGGGACCCTGTACAACCTCAGCGTGTGGGCAGAGAGGAACAATGTGACCAGTTGGGCACAGAGCCTCCTTGCATCCACAG CCCCGAGCCCGGTCACCATCATGTCCTGCATCAGCACCTCTGGAGGCTACGGGGTCATCTTGACCTGGTCCTGCCCCCAGGGAGGCTACGAGGCCTTTGAGTGGCAGGTGGGTGGACAGAGGGACTCCCAGAACAGGTCCTCGTGTGGGAGGAGCGTGTCTGTTTCAGATCTCAGGCCGGCCCAGTCCTACCCAGCCACCGTCACGACTATCTGGGATGGAATGAGGGCCCCGTCTGTCTCTGTGACCTGCCACACCGACAATGCAG GGGTGATTGCTGGAGCCATTTTTGGTGTCATTCTGTTTCTCATCCTGGTGGGTCTGCTGATTTTCTTCCTGAAGAAGAG GCACAATAAGAGCCAGAGGGAACCAGCACCCAGGGGTCTCGTTTTCAG CCTCTCAAAGGACATCCTAGCAGAAGACTTTGCTGACCACATCAGGAAAAATGAGATGGACAGCAATTATGGCTTTGAAAAGGAATACCAG cAATTGTATCTGGAGAGCCACAACCAGTCTCAAACGGTGGCCTCAGCTCCTGAAAATGGTGCCAAGAACCGTTACAGAAACGTGCTGCCCT ATGACTGGTCCCGTGTGTCCTTGAAGCCCCTCCAGGATGAGCCAGGCTCTGACTACATCAACGCCAGCTTCATGCCT GGTCTCGAGAATCCCCAAGAGTTCATTGCCGCCCAGGGGCCCCTGCCCCAGACGGTGGGTGACTTCTGGCGCCTGGTGTGGGAGCAGCAGAGCCACACCCTGGTCATGCTGACCAACTGTGTGGAATCCGGCCAG GTGAAGTGTGAGCATTACTGGCCTCTAGACACCAAGCCCTGCACATATGGGCATCTCCAAGTGACCCTGGAGGGTGAGGAGGTGCTGGAGAACTGGACAGTCCGGGACCTGAAGCTCTGGCAC ATGCAAGAGCAGAAGATGCTACACATACGTCAGTTCCATTACATGACCTGGCCCGACCACAGCGTCCCCTACTCCCCAGACCCCATATTGGCCTTCTGGAAGATGCTCCGGCAGTGGCTGGACCAGACTGTGGGGGGAGGTCCTCCCATTATTCACTGCAG TGCTGGTGTGGGCCGCACGGGCACTCTCATTGCCCTGGATGTCCTGCTGCGGCAGCTGGAGCGTGATCGATGTGTGAGGCCCTTCAACTATGTGAGGAAGATGAGGGAAAGCCGGCCTCTAATGGTGCAGACCGAG GCCCAGTATGTCTTCTTACACCAGTGCATCCTACGATTTCTCCAGCAGCCAGACCAAGCCCTGACAGAAAATGGGGCCGCATATGAAAACCCACTGTATAAGAATATCTGA